The DNA sequence CCTCGGGCTTGCTGCAGGGCACTGGATCCCGGCCGGTCAGTGGCGCCAGCCGCTCCACGGCCGGCCACTGGGCGGGGGCCGGCAGGTTGATGACCAGGTCGGGGCGGCTGCCGAGGTTGTACGCGGTCTGCCCCTCACGGCCCAGTCCGATCACAACCGTCTTCCCGAGGGCCCAGGCGGATGATATCGGGGCAAGGTTGAACGAGCCGTCCTGATTCTCTGTCGACAGGAGCACCACCGGCGTCCCGAAGTACAGGATGCTCGGCTCGATCTCCAGGTGGGAGGCGACTGTCTGTGCGGGCAGGGTGCTGGGGAGTGCCGTGTTCATGGCCAGAAGGCTAAGGTCCGGTCGTTTCGGCCGGGGCCGAAGTGTCATAGGGGACAATGGACCGCATGGACACGCAGCGTGCACATGTAGCCGGTACGGGCCTGGCTACCGTGGCAAAGCTTCTGGCCGATGGCACGCGGGCAGGTTTCTGTCTGGCCCTGCTCGACGGCCGGGCTTGGACAGCGACGGAACTGGCGCGTCACATGGGGGTGGCGCCCTCGACCGCGACTGAGCACCTGCACGCGCTCGTCCGCGGAAACCTGCTGGCTGAGGAACGGCAGGGCCGCCACCGCTACGTGCGTCTGGCCGGTCCGCACGTAGCCGAGCTGATCGAGAGCCTCGCCTCCATGGCACCCGAGCGCACCCCGGCACCCCGCTCCCTGTCGGCGTCTGGCCGCCGTCAGGCCCTCACCCACGCCCGTACCTGCTACGACCACCTCGCCGGGACCGTCGGAGTCGCCATCACCGATGCGATGCTCGACCGAAGGCTGCTGGACCTGGAGCGCGGACTCGGGCTCACCAGCGCCGGAGCGACCTGGCTCGAAGATCTCGGCATCACCGTCCCGACCGGCACGCGCCGACCATCGGTACGGTCGTGCCTGGACTGGACCGAACGCCGCCCCCACCTGGCCGGCGCCGTCGGCGCCGCCCTGTGCCGTCACGCGTTCGACACGGGCTGGATCACTTCCATAGGAACCACGCGCGCCGTCGCAGTCACCCTCCTCGGCCGACAGGCACTCCGCCGTCATCTCGGCCTGTCCGATGGACTCCTTTCGCAGAAAGGTAGTCCTGAGATACCTCGGACCCTCGCCCGACCACATCCGTTCTGCCCTTGATCTTCGTTCTCACAACCTCTCGCAAAACAGCATTCGCACCATGCCCCTCGCGATAGGTTCTGCGACATGTTCCAGCTCGCCGAACCGGCCTCCGCCGTCGAGCAGTTCGACTACCCCACCTGTTCCGCTTCTGCGGGAAGCGCCTGCAGCACCCGCGGCGGCAAGGTCGCCCCGAAGTACCCCACCCCGCGCTTCATGTTCGCCCTCGGCTCCGCGCCGAGCTGAAGGTGAAGACTCTCGCCGAGCTCGGCCGGATCTCGAGGAGAGCCGGCTCGCCAGCCCCGTACTTCGCAGGTCACTGATTCAGACCTGCGGTGCCCGCCGCTGCGCGGCCGAGCGTTCCTTGCATCAGCAAGGTGTCGATGCAGCGGTCTTGCTCGTGGCCGACGCCGGACAGCCGGCCCACGCCGGTGAAGCCATAACGGCGTTGCAGCGCGACCAAGGCGCCGTTGTCGGCGATCACGGCGATCATCATGCGTGTGAGTTTCCGGACGGGCCGTCAGTCCAGGCGACCTGGTTCTCCGTTCGAGGACTGCAGACGGGCGAACGGCACCCCGGCTTCGCCGCGATCCTCAGCTGGGCCCAACTCCGACCAAGAAAACAGCCCCAAAGGTCGTTGCAGAAGGGCAAGCGCGGGCAGGTCGAAGTGGTGTTTGACCTGGTGGTTGAGCATGCCATAGCGAGGTTATGCATGGTGGATACGGCGTGGTGGATGCCGTCTCCTGTGCGATCCTCGGCAACAACGGAGCGGTCCGCTCCCACAGGGGCTAACGGCCAAGGTGGCATGCTCTTCAGCCCGCACTGCCGTTGGGGGAGAGTTTCCCACCGCCCCGGCCATACGTCCCGAAAGGCCGCAGCACTCCACGATGACGAGTCCGACCGAGCCTTCGCGTAGGAAACCGCGAACCTCCAGGTTGACCGAAACGGTGAAATCAGGCGGCTCTCCGGAGGCCACGGTGGTTATGCACCCAGCTTCAGATACTGCTCCATGCGTCACACGCCTTCGGCCCGATCCAGGCCGGCGATCTCAGGCTCCGCCGTTTGAGCCTGGGGCTTTCAGGACGCCTTCGCGGTGGCATCGGCCACGCCACGTTGGCATCATCACGTCGGAGTACCCAAAAGCCGTCCCTCAAGATCAAAAAGCGCCGCACCCATAAGCTGACGAGCAGTCACAATGCGCAGCAACCAGGCGGCATCAGTACCGCCACAAGGCGCGGCAAGCCGCCGCTGACCGCCAAGATCCACAACTGGATACACCCTTACTGACCTGGAAAAACGCAGGTCGCGAAGCCCTCTACTACGCTCACCAGGAGATCGGCATGAAGATGCTCATCAACGTTCCCGAGACCGTGGTCGCCGATGCTCTGCGGGGCATCGCGGCCGCGCATCCCGAGCTGACCGTCGATGTGGAGAACCGGGTCGTCGTACGGCGGGACGCGCCCGTGGCGGGGAAGGTGGGCCTCGTCTCCGGGGGCGGTTCGGGGCACGAGCCGCTGCACGCCGGGTTCGTCGGTCCCGGGATGCTGTCGGCCGCCTGTCCCGGAGAGGTGTTCACCTCCCCCGTGCCGGACCAGATGCTGCGGGCTGCGGCAGCCGTCGACAGCGGGGCGGGCGTGCTGTTCGTCGTCAAGAACTACACCGGTGACGTGCTCAACTTCGAGATGGCCGCCGAGCTCGCCGACGACGAGGGGATCCAGGTCGCCCAGGTGGTGGTGGACGACGACGTGGCCGTGAGCGACAGTACGTTCACCGCCGGGCGGCGCGGTACGGGAGCGACGCTGTTCGTCGAGAAGATCGCCGGAGCCCTGGCGGACGAGGGCGCTCCGCTGGAGCGGGTGGCCGCCGTCGCGCGGCAGGTGAACGGGGCCTCGCGCAGCTTCGGGGTGGCGCTCGGCGCCGTCACCACTCCGGCCAAGGGCAGCCCCACCTTCGATCTGCCGGCCGGGGAACTGGAGTTGGGTATCGGCATCCACGGGGAGCCGGGGCGTGAGCGGCGGCCGATGATGACGTCCGGGGAGATCGCCGACTTCGCCGTGAACGCGGTGCTGGAGGACCTGCGCCCCACCGGCCCGGTACTCGCGCTGGTGAACGGCATGGGGGCGACACCGCTGCTGGAGCTGTACGGATTCCATGCCGAGGTCCATCGGGTCCTGTCCGAGCGGGGTGTCCCGGTGGCCCGTACGCTCGTGGGGAACTATGTGACGTCGCTCGACATGGCAGGCTGTTCGGTGACGCTGTGCCAGGTCGACGAGGAGCTGCTGCGCCTGTGGGACGCGCCCGTGCGGACGGCCGCGCTCCGCTGGGGCTGTTGAGCCCCGACCGGGTTCCGTGACCGTGCGGGGCCCGGGGGGGGCGACCGTACAGCCCGTGCCGCCGGGACGATCGGTCCGGGTGGGACCGAGGAACAGGAGATCATGTGCTCGACACCGACTTCTTCCGCCGCTGGATGGCCGCTGTCGCGGCGTCCGTGGAGCGCGAGGCGAACCATCTGACCGAGCTGGACTCGGCGATCGGGGACGCCGATCACGGCAGCAACCTCCAGCGGGGCTTCACGGCGGTGACAGCGGCGCTGGAGAAGGAGGCCCCCGCCACCCCCGGTGCCGTGCTCACCCTGGCCGGGCGGCAGCTCATCTCCACCGTCGGCGGGGCGTCCGGACCGCTGTACGGGACCCTGCTGCGCCGTACGGGCAAGGCTCTCGGGGACGAGGGCGAGGTGACGCAGGACCAGCTCGCCCAGGCGTTCGCGGCCGGGGTCGCCGCGGTGGGGCAGCTGGGCGGCGCCCAGGCCGGGGACAAGACGATGCTCGACGCGCTGCTGCCCGCGGCGGAGGCGCTCGCCACCTCGTTCGACGGTGCCGCGGAGGCGGCTCGTGCGGGCGCCGGGGCGACGGTGCCGCTGCAGGCGCGCAAGGGCCGGGCCAGCTATCTCGGCGAGCGCAGCATCGGGCATCAGGACCCGGGCGCGACCTCGGCGGCGCTGCTCGTCGAGGCCCTGGCGGCGACGGCGGCGGACGGAGCGGGCGCGTGAGCGGCGAACGGCAGGTGGGCATCGTGCTGGTCTCCCACAGCGGTGCGGTCGCCGCTTCGGTCGCCGAGCTGGCCCGGGGCCTGGCAGCCGGGGGTGTGACCGCGCCGGTGGCCCCGGCCGGCGGGCTGCCGGGCGGCGGGCTCGGGACGAGCGCGGAACTGATCGGCCGGGCCGCCGCCTCGGTGGACCGGGGTGCGGGTGTCGCGGTCCTGGTGGACCTGGGGAGCGCGGTCCTCACGGTGAAGGCCATGCTCGCCGAGGGCGATGAGCTGCCCGAGGGCACGCGGCTGGTGGACGCGCCGTTCGTGGAGGGCGCGGTGGCCGCCGTGGTGACCGCCTCGGCGGGCGGCGACCTCGCGGCGGTGGAGGCCGCGGCCTCGGAGGCGTACGGCTACCGCAAGGCGTAGCGCCTCCTTCCGGATCATGCCGGGGCCCGCGTGGCGCCCCGCACCGCGCCGCAGCAGACTGACGACATGTCGACAGGCAGGCGCAGTGCGGGGCTTCTTCTCTTCCGGGTCGTGGAGGGCGTGGGCGAGCGGGATGTCGAGGTGCTGATCGGGCACATGGGCGGTCCGTTCTGGGCGGGACGGGAGACGGCCGCCTGGTCGGTGCCGAAGGGCGAGTACGGACCGGAGGAGGACGCGGAGACGGCCGCCCGGCGGGAGTTCGTGGAGGAGCTGGGCGTGCCGGTCCCGCCGGGTGAGTGGATCGCGCTGGGCGAGTCACGGCAGCGCAGCGGCAAGACGGTGACCGTCTGGGCGCTGGAGGCGGAGCTGGACGTGACGTCCGTCGTGCCCGGGACCTTCTCGATGGAGTGGCCGCGCGGGTCCGGCGTGCAGCGGGAGTTCCCGGAGATGGACCGGTTCGCCTGGTGCACGCCGGAGCTGGCCGCCGAGCGGCTGATCGTCGGCCAGCGGGTGTTCGTCGGCCGGCTGCGCGCTCAGGTGCTCGGGACGGCCGCCTCCCCCGACGCGTAGGCCGGGCGGCCTGCCCGCAGTTCCAGTACGTCGCCGGTGAAACGGGCCCGGAAGCTGCGGTCGTGCGAGACGACGACGACCGCGCCCCGGTACTGGTCGAGGGCCTGTTCCAGCTCCTCCACCAGGCTCAGCGCGATGTGGTTCGTCGGCTCGTCGAGTACCAGCAGATCGGCCGGTCGGGTCACCAGACGGGCCAGGGCCAGCCTCCGTTGCTGACCGACGGAGAGGGACGCCACGGGCACGTCGAGGTCCTCGGGGCGGAACAGGCCGAGGGCCAGGAGTTCGTCGGCGTACTCGTCGGGGAAGCCGGGGCGGCCCGCCGCGAAGGTGGCGAGCAGGGTGCGCCGGGTCGGGCGCGCGGGCAGTTCCTGCGGGAGGTAGCCGATGCGGGCGCGGCGGGTGACCGTGCCCGCGTCGGGGGTGAGGTCTCCCGCGAGGACCCGCAGCAGGGTGGTCTTCCCGGCCCCGTTCTCGCCGGTCACCAGAAGGCGGGCTCCCGACTCCACGCGCAGGGAGGGGAGGCGGAGGCGGTCCCCGACGGAGACGTCGTCCAGCTCCACGAGGGACCTCGCGCCGCCCGCCGCGCCGGTCACGGGCATGGTCCCGTCGCGGTCCGCCACGCCGGCCCCGGCAGCGGTTCCGTCGCGGCCCGCCGTACCGGTCCCGGCAGCGGTTTCGTCAGGGCCCGCCGTACCGGTCCCGTCGGTGACGGTCGGGCGGCCGGTGAAGGCGAGCGGGCGGGGCGGGGGCGGCACGGGTGACCTGCGCAGGGCGTCCAGCCGGGTCCGGGCGGCTCTGACCTGGCCGGACAGTTTGGCCTCGTGCGAGCGGCGGTGTTTGCCGAAGCCCTGTTTCGGGTCTCTCCCGGTGGCCGCGAGCCGCGCCCCGGCCGCTTCGACGAGTTCCTCGGTGCGGGCCAGGTCCGTCAGGTACTCCTCGTGCTCCTGGGCCCAGCGGCGGCGGGCGGCGGCCTTGGCGGTGCGGTAGCCGTCCCAGCCGTCCCCGTACCGGGTGACCGTGCGCAGGTCCCGGTCGACCTCCAGGATCACCGAGGTGACGCGCTCCAGGAACGCCCGGTCGTGGGTGATCGCCACGACGGTGCCCCGATGGGCGCGCAGGTGGTCCTCCAGCCAGCCGACGGCGCGTGCGTCGAGGTGGTTGGTCGGCTCGTCGAGCAGCAGCAGTTCGGGGGCGGCCGCCAGGACGCAGGCGAGGGCGAGGCGGGACTGCTCGCCGCCGGAGAGCGTGGCGAGCGCGCGGTCGCGGGTGAGGTGGGCGAGACCGAGGCCGTGCAGAGCCGCTTCGGTGCGGGCGTCCGCCCGGTAGCCGTCGCGGTCCTCGTAGGCGGTGAGGAGGTCTCCGTACGCGGCGAGCTCCGCGTCGGTGGGCCCCGCGTCGCCGGGCTCGCGGTCCGAGAGGCCGGCCTCCGCCTCACGGATACGGTGTTCGAGGTCGCGCAGTTCGGCGAGGGCCGCGTCGACGGCGTCCTGCACGGTGTCGGCCGGACCGAGGTCGAGGGTCTGGGCGAGATAGCCGGTGCCGCCGGGGAAGCGGACGGTGATCTCCCCGGTGTCCGGGTGCTCCACTCCGGCCAGCAGCCGGAGCAGGGTGGACTTTCCGGAGCCGTTCTCGCCGATGACGGCGGTCTTCTCACCGGGCCGGACGGTGAGGGTCACCTGGTCGAGTACGGATCGGTCCCCGTACGCCTTGGAGACGTCCTTCATGGCAAGTTGAGCGCGGTCGCGCTGGGGGTGCATGGGTGCCTTTTCCCTGGGTGACGGCCCGCGAAGGCGCGCGCGGAGGCGCGGCGGCGGGGCGTGGATGCCGGACGGCGGAGGGGACGGCGGCGGGCGCGCGGGGTGACGTCGACGTCACCGGGGCGTCTCAGAGGGACGCGCGGTGTGGCGCGCTGCGGCCGTCCGGGCCGGGAATCAGCGGAAGAAGTAGTAGCGGTACGAACCCATGCCGGCCATTCTAACGGCGGCCGGCCCCCGGCGTCGGGAGTTTTTCGCCCTCCTCCCCGGCGGCGGGGAGGAGGAGCCGGAGGTCGCCGCCGGGTGCGGGAGGGGTTCAGCCGCGAGAACGGGAAGGTTCAGCGCGGGTGCGGGAGGGGTCCAGCCGCGGGTGCGGGAGGGGTTCAGCCGCCCGGGAGGATGACGGCCCGGCCGTTGATCCTGCCGTCGTGGAGGCGCTCGTAGGCGAGCGGTGCCTCGTCGAGGGAGTACGTCTCCACGTGCACGTCGACCGCCCCGGCGTGGGCCAGGTCGAGGACCTCGGCGAGTTCCTTGCGCGAGCCCCAGTAGGGCGCGCTGACGTTGGTGCCGTACGGGAGGGCCCCGAAGCCGACCGGGAGCGCGCCGCCGCCGATGCCGACGATGGTGACGTCGCCGTCGACGCGGGCGGCGGCTCCGGCGGTCGCCACGGTGGGCGGTGCTCCGACGAAGTCGAGGACCACGTGCGCGCCGAGTCCGCCGGTCAGTTCCATGACGCGGGCGGCCGCCTTCTCGTCGGAGAGGACGGTTTCGTGTGCGCCGACGGTCCTGGCCAGGGCGAGCTTGTCCTCGGTGACGTCCAGGGCGATCACCCGGGCGGCCGTCATGGCGCGCAGCAGCTGGATCGCGACGTGGCCGAGGCCGCCGGTGCCGATGACGACGGCGGTGGAACCGGGCACCAGCTTCGCCCGCGAGCGGACGATCGCGTGGTACGGGGTGAGTCCGGCGTCCGTGAGGGGCACCGTCTTCACCGGGTCGAGGTCGCCGATCGGGATCAGATGACGGGGGTCGTCGACGATCATGTACTCGGCCATCGCGCCGGGTGCGCCGAGTCCGGGCGGCATGATGCCGAGCTCCTTGGCGCGCAGGCAGTAGTTCTCCTTGCCTTCGGCGCAGTTCACACAGGTGCCGCAGCCCCAGGGCCCGTACACCGCGACGGAGTCGCCGGGGGCGAAGCCGTCGACGCCGTCGCCGAGGGCGGCGACCGTGCCGACACCCTCGTGTCCCAGGGTGAGGGGCAGCGGGAAGGGGATCTGGTCGGCGGGCCAGCTCATCACGGCGATGTCGGAGTGGCAGACACCGGCGGCGGTGACCTTCAGCAGGACCTGGCCGGGGCCGGGCTCGGGGTCCGGAACGGTGACCACCTCGGGGGCGGCGCCGACGGCTCGGTACTGAACGGCTTTCATGAGGTCTCCTCGCTTCTCTCTTGACTCTCTTTGTCGCCCCCGTGTCCCCCGCGCGCCACTCGGGCTCCGTCACGGGGCGGAGTAGCCGCCGTCCACCAGGTGATAGCTGCCGTGGATGAAGGAAGCCTTGTCCGAGAGCAGGAAGGCGGCGAGTTCGGCGACTTCCTCGGCGGTGCCGAGCCGTCCGGCCGGGTGCCGGGAGATCAGGTGCTCGCGGGCCTCCGGGTCGGTGTCCCGCAGGAGCGGGGTGTCGATGAAGCCGGGGCCGACCGCGTTGATCCGGACGTTCTGCCCGGCGTATTCGAGCGCGGCGGTCTTGGTGAGGCCGACGACGCCGTGCTTGGCCGCGACGTAGGCGGGCGACCCGGCGAAGCCGTTGGTGCCGAGGATGGAGGACATGTTGACGATCGCGCCGCCGCCCGCCGCGACGATGGCGGGCAGTTCGTAGCGCATCGAGTGGAAGACGCCGCTGAGGTTGGTGGCGACGACGCGGTTCCAGTCCTCGACCGGGTACTCGCCGGTGGGACTGCTGGGGCCCGCGATGCCGGCGTTGTTGACGGCCAGGTGGAGGGCGCCGAAGGTGTCCACCGCGAACCGCACCCCCGCTTCGACGGAGGCCGGGTCGGTGACGTCCATCGCGACGGCGGCGGCCCTGGCTCCGGTGCTCTCAAGCTCGGCCGCGGTCTTGCGCGCGCTCTCCTCGTCGTAGTCGGCGACGACGACAGCCGCGCCGCCGGCGGCGAGCCGCCGGGCCAGGGCGAGGCCGATGCCGGAGGCGCCGCCGGTGACGAGGGCGGTGCGGCCCGCGAACTCGGCCCGGGCTTCGGCCTTCGCCTCGGCCGCGGGGGTGGAGCTGTGCTCGGTGCTCGTCTCGGTGCTCATGAGGTTGCCTCGGTTCTTTCTGCTTCTTCTGTGGTGCTGGTGGTGCTGGTGTGCTGCTCCGGAGCGCCGCTGTGCCGGCCCGGAGCGAGGCGCGGCTCGCCGAGCAGGTCGGCGGCGAGCGCGTCGAACGCCTCGGCGACCAGTCCGGGCAGGGCGTCCGGCTGCCCTCCGCGCACCCAGGCGGCCTGGGCGGCGAGCAGCGCTCCCGCTCCCGCGGCGACGGTCACGGCGGGCCGGATGTCCCGCCGCGGGTCGACGCCGAGCCGGTCCGCGACGATGGCGACCGAGTCCTCCTGTGCGTCCACCCGGATGTGATGGAAGACGGCGTAGAGAGTCGGCTCCTCCTCGGCGACGACCAGCAGGTCGAAGATCCGGGGGCGGCGGTGCCAGGGCTCCGCCCCGGGATCGGCGAGCCAGTCGAGAACGGCCCGCCGGTAGGCGAGGAGCGGAGGTTCCGGGGCCGGGCGGGCGCGCAGGGCCGCGTTGATGCGGTCGCCGTCGCCCCGCAGGGAGTCGAGGGCGGCGGCCTCCTTGCTCGGGAAGTACCGGCTGAACGTGCGGCGGTCGACGTCCGCGGCTTCCGCGATCTCCTCGACCGTCACGTTCCGCAGTCCCCGGTCGAGCACCAGCTCGAACGCGGCCTGGGCCAGGGTGTCGCGGGTGCGGCGCGCCTTGCGGCTGCGCCGTTCCGGGATCTTCCGTTCCGGAGTCATACGTGCACCGTACACCTGAAAATGTCCCTACGCGACATTCGTCTCGTAGGGACATCAGGGGGCTGCCCGGAGGGCCCGGCCGTGGGGGTGGCTCTGGGCCCGGCCCTGGGGTGGGCCCAGAGCCGGGCCGACGCGGACGCGGCGCTCAGACCGCGGCGGTCCGCCGCTCGCCCTCGCCCGCGTCGGTGGCATCGCGGGGAACGGCGACACCGGGAACCGGGTCTTGGAGAGCGGTGACACCAGGAACCGCGTCGCTGGAAACGGCGGGCCGCCCGCTGCCGGCGGGGGCGCGCCGCAAGGCGAGCGCGGCGATGTCGTCGCGCCGGACGCCTCCGGAGAAGTCCTCCAGATCGGCGTGGAGCGCGTCGAGCAGTTCGCGCGGTCCGTGCCGGGCCCAGGCCCCGATCCGCTCGTCCAGCGGGTAGAAGGCGCCGGCGGCGTCGCGGGCCTCGGTCACCCCGTCGGTGACGGCGAGGAGCGTCGCGCCCGGCGGGAAGTCGAAGGATTCGGTCGTCCGGGTCTCCTGGCTGAGGCCGGCGAGGCCGAGGGGCACGTACGTCCGGTGGAGCGTGACGGCCGAGGCCCGGCCGTCGTGCAGCAGAAGCGGCGGCAGGTGTCCGCAGTTCACGGCCGCCACCCGGCCCCCCTCGTCGAACCCGAGCACGAGCGCGGTCACGAAGCGTTCGGCCTCACCGGTCTGGGCGGAGAACACGTTGTGCCGGACGACGGCGTCCTCCAGCGCGTCCACGACTCCCGTCAGCGTGGGTTCACGGATGGCCGCCTCACGGAACGCGGCGATGGCCGCGAATCCGGCGCCGATGGCCGCGAGCCCCTTGCCCTGGACGTCCCCGATGATCACCCGGGTTCCGTAGGGCGACTCGACGACCTCGTAGATGTCTCCGCCGACGAAGCGGTCCTCCTCCATCGGCTCGTAGAGCCCGTCCGCGAAGATGTCACCGGTCGCGAGCGGCAGCGGCCGCAGGATCTGGCGCTGCAGGGCGACGGCGGCGGACCGCAGCCGCGCCATCTCGGTGCCGTGCCGGATGCGCGCCGCGCAGGCGGCGACCCCGAGAGCACAGGCCAGTACGGCGAATCCGATGCCGAAGACGAAGTCCCAGAAGGTGCCGTCCGCGCCGACCCGGAACCCGACGACGACCGTGGTGATCCACACCGCGACCCAGATCGTCTGGCGGAGGCTGCAGTAGACCGAGGCCAGCGCGGGGACGACCACGAGCAGCGGCACGACCCGCAGGTCGTCGCCGGTCGTGTCGTCGAGGAGCACGACCAGCACGGTCAGCAGCGCAAGGCCGCCGGCCAGCGCCCAGTTGCCGATCCGGCTCTGGGACACCGCCGCGACGCCCGCGTCCGCACCGGGCACACCACCGCCTCGGTGCCGTACCCCGTTCCGCTTCTGCGCCATGTCCAGCAACCTCATGGGCACGGCCTGTCCTCCCGCTGATCTTCCGGTGCCGCCCGCGGTTGCGGCCGGTCCTTCCAGTTGACCGGGTGGCGGGCGTCCGCGCAGGAGGGCTTAGGGCCCCGAGCGGCTGCCGAAGGTCCCGCACGGGACTTCCGGCCCGGACTCCGGTCCCGTACGCGGAGTGCCTCACGTCCCGGTCCCGCCGGCCGACGGGACCGTGGCGGGGACGAGGGCGGTGAGGAATTCCGTACGGCGGCGAAGCCGGAAGCCGAGGGACTCGTAGAGCCGGACGGCCCCGGTGTTGGCGGCGGCGGCATGCAGGAACGGAGTCTCACCGCGCTCCCGGATCCCGTGCGCGACCGCCAGGAGCAGGCGGCTCGCCAGCCCCTGCCCCCGAACGGACTCGTCCGTGCAGACGCCGCTGATCTCGGTCCAGCCGGGCGGGTGCAGCCGCTCCCCCGCCATCGCGACCAGGGCGCCGCCCCGGCGGATTCCCAGATACGTGCCCAGCTCGACCGTGCGCGGCAGGAAGGGGCCGGGGCGGGTGCGTGCCACCAGGTCCAGCATCTCCGGCACGTCCCGGGGGCCCAGCGGGACCGCCTCCGGATCGGGCGCGGCGTCCACCGACGCGTCGACCAGCTGGACGCCCTCGGCCCGGAAGACGATCTCCCAGTCCCGTGGCGGCGGCTCCTGGAACGCGGCCAGGGCGACGGAACCGCCCGGCCCGGCGAGCGCCGCGACATCGGCCCAGTCCGGGGCGTCCGGGGCGTCGGGGAGCGCGAGCCAGGGAGTGACCTCGGCGGGATAGCGCAGGATCCGCCCCCGGCTCTCGGCGAAGTGCGCGTGCGGGCCGGTGAGCGAGGACCGGATGGGGTTGTCCAACGGGTGGAGCGGGGAAGGCGCATCGATCCGGGTACGGCTCATGGCGTGGTTCTGGGGCATGGTCTTCCTCGTTCTCGTTCCGTCCCGCGCGGTTCTCGGCAGCGGGTCATCGGGGTCGGGAGCGGCGCACCCGCCAGGCAGGAAAAGCCGGTGGATACGACAGGTATTCCGCCGGGCCCATCTGTTCATGGCGCCGCGATCACCGGGGCGCGGGCCGTCCGGCCCGGCACCGCCGGGGCCGTCGGCCCTACGGCACCCCGACGCCCCGATGCCCTGACGGGCGCCCGCACCGGCGAGCGGCGAAATCGACTCATCCGTAGGCCAATAAGAGCCGGTCCGCCCCCAACGGCCCCCTGGCTGTGGCACTCTGGTGGCGACCGCCCCACCGGGCTCCCCCGTACCGGTGGGGCGGTTGTTTGCGCATTCATTGCCGGCGCCCTTCCCGCGCCTCCTTCGCGCGCACCTTTCCCGCGCCTCCTTCGCGCGCCTCCTCACCCGCCTCCTTCGCGCGCCCCCTCGGCTCCCCCTCGGCTCCCCCTCGGGTCCCCCTCGACTCCCCCTCGGTCGGCGCCGCCCGGGTGACGGTGATTCAGCACCGAACCCGGCCCATTTCGGGTCAACTCGTACCGCACGACCGGACCAACTCCTTCCGCCACGCATGAGACCCGCACCCCTGGGAAGGCGAACAGACCTCAGGGCCTACGAACCAGGGAGCGTGAAGCGACATGACCGCGCAGACCGCGCAGACCGCGCAGACGGCGGGTACGGAGCAGGCGGGCGCCACCGAGGAACTTCCGTGGATCGAGGATGCCGGAAAGATCGCTCCGCTCGACGCGCGCCGGCTCTCACGCCCTTTCTTCGACCGCCTTCAGGTCCTGGAGGAGGGCACGCACGAGTACCAGTACGCGCGCAACACCCTCATCGAGATGAACCTGTCCCTCGTCCGCTTCGCCGCCAACCGCTTCCGCAACCGGGGCAGTGGCGACATGGAGGACATCATCCAGGTCGGCACCATCGGGCTGATCAAGGCGATCGACCGTTTCGACCTCTCGCGGGAGGTCGAGTTCACCTCCTTCGCGGTGCCGTACATCGTCGGGGAGATCAAGCGGTTCTTCCGTGACACGAGCTGGGCCGTGCACGTGCCGCGGCGCCTCCAGGAGCTTCGGGTCGACCTCGCCAAGGCGAAGGAGTCCCTGGCGGGCGACCTCGACCGGGACCCCACGGTGCGGGAGCTGGCAGAGACCCTGGGGATCGAGGAGTCCGAGGTCACGGAGGGGATCGTCGCCTCCAACGGCTACACGGCGGGTTCCCTGGACATGCCGACCGACAGCGCGGAGAGCGGGCCCCGCCAGGCCGCCGGGCGGACCTTCGCCGATGTGCTGGGCGAGCCGGACCCCGCCATGGAGGCCGTGGAGAATCTCCACGCACTCGCGCCCCTTCTGGGCGAACTGGACGAGCGGGAACGCCGGATCATCGACATGCGCTTCGGCCAGGAGATGACCCAGGCGCAGATCGGGGCGGAGCTCGGGATATCGCAGATGCATGTGTCCCGGCTGCTGAGCCGGATGCTGGGCAAGCTGCGGAACGG is a window from the Streptomyces sp. MMBL 11-1 genome containing:
- a CDS encoding ArsR/SmtB family transcription factor — its product is MDRMDTQRAHVAGTGLATVAKLLADGTRAGFCLALLDGRAWTATELARHMGVAPSTATEHLHALVRGNLLAEERQGRHRYVRLAGPHVAELIESLASMAPERTPAPRSLSASGRRQALTHARTCYDHLAGTVGVAITDAMLDRRLLDLERGLGLTSAGATWLEDLGITVPTGTRRPSVRSCLDWTERRPHLAGAVGAALCRHAFDTGWITSIGTTRAVAVTLLGRQALRRHLGLSDGLLSQKGSPEIPRTLARPHPFCP
- the dhaK gene encoding dihydroxyacetone kinase subunit DhaK; amino-acid sequence: MKMLINVPETVVADALRGIAAAHPELTVDVENRVVVRRDAPVAGKVGLVSGGGSGHEPLHAGFVGPGMLSAACPGEVFTSPVPDQMLRAAAAVDSGAGVLFVVKNYTGDVLNFEMAAELADDEGIQVAQVVVDDDVAVSDSTFTAGRRGTGATLFVEKIAGALADEGAPLERVAAVARQVNGASRSFGVALGAVTTPAKGSPTFDLPAGELELGIGIHGEPGRERRPMMTSGEIADFAVNAVLEDLRPTGPVLALVNGMGATPLLELYGFHAEVHRVLSERGVPVARTLVGNYVTSLDMAGCSVTLCQVDEELLRLWDAPVRTAALRWGC
- the dhaL gene encoding dihydroxyacetone kinase subunit DhaL → MLDTDFFRRWMAAVAASVEREANHLTELDSAIGDADHGSNLQRGFTAVTAALEKEAPATPGAVLTLAGRQLISTVGGASGPLYGTLLRRTGKALGDEGEVTQDQLAQAFAAGVAAVGQLGGAQAGDKTMLDALLPAAEALATSFDGAAEAARAGAGATVPLQARKGRASYLGERSIGHQDPGATSAALLVEALAATAADGAGA
- a CDS encoding PTS-dependent dihydroxyacetone kinase phosphotransferase subunit DhaM; protein product: MSGERQVGIVLVSHSGAVAASVAELARGLAAGGVTAPVAPAGGLPGGGLGTSAELIGRAAASVDRGAGVAVLVDLGSAVLTVKAMLAEGDELPEGTRLVDAPFVEGAVAAVVTASAGGDLAAVEAAASEAYGYRKA
- a CDS encoding NUDIX domain-containing protein — encoded protein: MSTGRRSAGLLLFRVVEGVGERDVEVLIGHMGGPFWAGRETAAWSVPKGEYGPEEDAETAARREFVEELGVPVPPGEWIALGESRQRSGKTVTVWALEAELDVTSVVPGTFSMEWPRGSGVQREFPEMDRFAWCTPELAAERLIVGQRVFVGRLRAQVLGTAASPDA
- a CDS encoding ABC-F family ATP-binding cassette domain-containing protein, producing the protein MHPQRDRAQLAMKDVSKAYGDRSVLDQVTLTVRPGEKTAVIGENGSGKSTLLRLLAGVEHPDTGEITVRFPGGTGYLAQTLDLGPADTVQDAVDAALAELRDLEHRIREAEAGLSDREPGDAGPTDAELAAYGDLLTAYEDRDGYRADARTEAALHGLGLAHLTRDRALATLSGGEQSRLALACVLAAAPELLLLDEPTNHLDARAVGWLEDHLRAHRGTVVAITHDRAFLERVTSVILEVDRDLRTVTRYGDGWDGYRTAKAAARRRWAQEHEEYLTDLARTEELVEAAGARLAATGRDPKQGFGKHRRSHEAKLSGQVRAARTRLDALRRSPVPPPPRPLAFTGRPTVTDGTGTAGPDETAAGTGTAGRDGTAAGAGVADRDGTMPVTGAAGGARSLVELDDVSVGDRLRLPSLRVESGARLLVTGENGAGKTTLLRVLAGDLTPDAGTVTRRARIGYLPQELPARPTRRTLLATFAAGRPGFPDEYADELLALGLFRPEDLDVPVASLSVGQQRRLALARLVTRPADLLVLDEPTNHIALSLVEELEQALDQYRGAVVVVSHDRSFRARFTGDVLELRAGRPAYASGEAAVPST